TACCCAAGAGCTCTGAAGCCCAGCAGAGACACTGTGATATGAAACAGGCACTTCTGCAACAGGGGCTAAATGAGCAGCTTGTTCTTTCTAGTCCCAGCGGCGAGTTTCATGTTTCAGCTCCTCCTTCACATTCCAGGCCTGCCCAGGCTCCTCTCCAAAGATTTCAAAAATGGAGCCTCTCACAACTACTTATCCTCTGAAATACTCAGTGCCCAAAGCCAGGGTCTTTGTTGTCTTTCTGTCAATGTTTTTGTGTACTGCCattctctgcctgctgcagctcagattttttaaacctaaaatcaaggatttttattcttttgaagtCAAGGATTCCCGGGGAAGGATCATTTCCTTGGAGAAGTACAGAGGAAAAGTAAGTTGCAACTTCATTTTATCTTTGTCTTGAatctttacagaaaaacaagtatCCAATTTCTAGATAATAAGTTTGGCTATGGGAATCGTCAGCAGAGATTTGTGCTAAATTCTGTTCTTCAaacagaaagctggagagaaatttattttatctaGGCCTGCTCCAGGAATTAAGTATTAGGtctaaaaaaatcaagaaaaatgtttttttcgTATTCTTTATTATAAATCAATATAGCCTAACAATACAATTCGTGCATTTTAATCATAGTTAAGAATGGTTGTGTGTTGTGTTGATGACTGGAAGTTGATTTAGTAAATATGATTTCAGTGCCTGTCCTAAATACCTGCTTTTTTTACATGCTTATAGTTAAACAAAGCTGTAAGTTGAAATTTATCCATttactggattttttaaaaCGGGCTGTCTAAAAGTAAGTATCTTAAGCTGGTAACATCCTTAGCTGTTTAATGAAATTATAATCAGATAGATTAAATTTAGCCTTTCAGCAGGAATGActgtggtagtgggagatgCCATTTTAAGATACAATTGTAATTGctatgccatttttttttcttatgctagttttttttcttactattataaatttatttctctgaaggCAACTTTGGTTGTAAACGTGGCCAGTTACTGCCAACACACAGCCAAAAATTACATCGCACTGCAAGAACTACACAGAGAGTTTGGTCCCTCCCACTTCACTGTGCTGGCTTTTCCCTGCAACCAGTTCGGAGAATCAGAGCCTAGTTCGAGCCAGGAAATAGAATCTTTTGCCAAAGGAAACTATGGAGTAACCTTCCCTGTTTTCCACAAAATCAAGATCCTAGGATCAGAAGCAGAGCCTGCCTTTAAATTTCTAATCGgtaactattttcttttatatatcaAGCTGCCTATGACTATGGTATTCTCCCTAAATTCGAGTCTGTGTTTGTCAGGAAACATCGTAGTCTTCACAGTCTATGGAGGGGAACAGGCACTCAGCATACAATTCATCTTATTCCAATGTGGATATCAAAAATGTGGTCAGAAGAGCTGTACCCTGAAACCATCCGTCTCTCCTCACTGATTATAACAGCCTACTGTGACCAGCCCAACTAGGAATATCCATTCTGTGGATGTATAAACTCGAGTGCAAAGATGCCCACCTACAAATCCCACTTCAAATCATGTGACTTTTGttgaaaaacaacttttcttaTGGACAAAAAAGTAACTAGGGCTGCAAAACTACCAGAAGATTTTACATAAACACATGCAGATGTGAAGATTCCTTTTTTAGCTGAGTCATATATCCACCTTTATGAAACCTATATTGTAAAGCAGAGTTATATATACTGTAGTTAAAGATAATCACTGATTTGCATTAATTTGTCTTGTGACCTTAAGGGTACAGCCTGCAAAGCCCACTGACACAAATACTCCTGTTACAGTACGCATTTACTGACTTGGAGCCTCATATTCTCACACAAGCAAAATGAAGATCCCCTCAGTTGACCAAAGAGCTCATAGACCCAAAGCCAACttgaaaagcctttctgaattTTCCTGAACTTTGGCCAGGTCTTTGACCCATACTAATTACTCATATATTAAAGAAAGTATAGTTAGAACATAACCCTTCTCTACCACatcattttaaatagaaaataaggTAGGGGAAGGCCCAAACCTATATTCCATCTCCCTGCCCCAAGACAGAATCACAGTTACCCAAATCAGTACTACATGTGCTCCTCCAGACTAGAACAGTAGTCATGTGAGAGATTCCAAAACCTCCCAGTCTATTCCAGTTCACAGCTCCTCTTGTCAGAAAGCTATTTCAACatctaaatgaaaattttcttacACCACTTAAGTCTGTAGCTTCTTGCCATATCCTCTGTGATACTTCCTACATACTTGAAAATTATCATTTAGGAGTCATTTAAGTGGTCACCACTGTCACTGTAACTGTTCCTTACTATACCTCCCCGTAGGCATGCCACCAAAGACCACAGGTGAAGTCTTGTTACTCTGAGTTGCCTGATGTCCAGTGGAATTATTGAACGCACTCTGGCAGCGTCTCTCAGTTCATTATTGAGGAGACTAGAGCTTGTAGGTACCAGCTGAGTGGGGTGAATTCAGATTCTAACTACCAGTGCAATCAGTATCAGACATTAATACCTATACAGAAACAGAATAGCCATATTCAGTCAGTTCGTTCTTATCTGTCATGCTGTTCACCCACAAGGAGAAGGATACTCTGGTactcaaatattttgaaataagtctttcttttcctgcattcCTCTGCCTCACATGAAGTTATTGTGCATCTTCAATTAAAGGAGCACCTGTTTTCTTCATGTAGCTGTCTTGATAATCAAAGGTTGAACATCTTCATGCTACACCCCCTTGTGACTGTGACTGCTAGCTACAAT
The window above is part of the Falco cherrug isolate bFalChe1 chromosome Z, bFalChe1.pri, whole genome shotgun sequence genome. Proteins encoded here:
- the GPX8 gene encoding probable glutathione peroxidase 8 isoform X1 codes for the protein MEPLTTTYPLKYSVPKARVFVVFLSMFLCTAILCLLQLRFFKPKIKDFYSFEVKDSRGRIISLEKYRGKATLVVNVASYCQHTAKNYIALQELHREFGPSHFTVLAFPCNQFGESEPSSSQEIESFAKGNYGVTFPVFHKIKILGSEAEPAFKFLIDSSKKEPRWNFWKYLVSPEGKVVKFWRPEEPIENIKPEVASLIRQIIMKKREDL
- the GPX8 gene encoding probable glutathione peroxidase 8 isoform X2, with the translated sequence MEPLTTTYPLKYSVPKARVFVVFLSMFLCTAILCLLQLRFFKPKIKDFYSFEVKDSRGRIISLEKYRGKILQRRSPDGISGSTLSALRVKL